The proteins below are encoded in one region of Archocentrus centrarchus isolate MPI-CPG fArcCen1 chromosome 13, fArcCen1, whole genome shotgun sequence:
- the LOC115790938 gene encoding ras-related protein Rap-2b, translating to MREYKVVVLGSGGVGKSALTVQFVTGSFIEKYDPTIEDFYRKEIEVDSSPSVLEILDTAGTEQFASMRDLYIKNGQGFILVYSLVNQQSFQDIKPMRDQIIRVKRYERVPMILVGNKVDLEGEREVSSGEGKALADDWNCPFMETSAKNKSSVDELFAEIVRQMNYASTPNGDDQCCSSCAIL from the coding sequence ATGAGAGAGTACAAAGTAGTGGTCCTCGGCTCCGGGGGTGTCGGTAAATCGGCACTGACCGTCCAGTTCGTGACGGGATCTTTCATAGAGAAATATGACCCAACGATAGAGGATTTTTACAGGAAGGAGATCGAGGTGGACTCCTCTCCGTCCGTCTTGGAAATCTTGGACACGGCGGGGACCGAGCAGTTCGCCTCCATGCGAGACCTGTATATCAAAAACGGCCAGGGTTTTATTCTGGTGTACAGCCTGGTGAACCAGCAGAGCTTCCAGGACATCAAACCGATGAGAGATCAGATCATTCGGGTCAAAAGGTACGAGAGAGTGCCGATGATTCTGGTTGGAAACAAAGTGGACctggagggagaaagagaggttTCGTCCGGTGAAGGGAAGGCGCTGGCGGACGACTGGAATTGCCCGTTCATGGAAACTTCAGCCAAAAATAAAAGCTCTGTGGACGAACTGTTTGCAGAAATAGTCCGACAGATGAACTATGCCTCAACACCAAATGGCGACGACCAGTGCTGCTCGTCTTGTGCTATTCTTTAA